The following coding sequences lie in one Loxodonta africana isolate mLoxAfr1 chromosome X, mLoxAfr1.hap2, whole genome shotgun sequence genomic window:
- the LOC100666116 gene encoding melanoma-associated antigen 10-like codes for MPHARAPKRRRYTLEQDLQDEMEAQVSAAEEEEESSSSSSTFDFFFPSGSSPSMYPGTVEEVSPVGTPGTSQNSEKTTTSSSISSHTSNEGSSTHGGEGPGTSEGGGPSTYEGGGPSTYEGGGPSTREGEGPSTQQGQPDIESVLKDTLDEKVADLVDFLLLKYQSKEPITKAEMLMTVIRQYEDYFPMILKRACECMELVFGVDVKEEDPFGNSYVFHNTLDLTCDYQGMPKTGLLVLILGMIFMEGNCVTEEKIWEMLNSTGVYAGTEHVIYGEPSQFITRDLVKEKYLEYRQVPNSDPPRFEFLWGPRAHAETSKMKVLEFLAKVNGSIPSAFPSWYEDALRDEEERAKAGISPTDTTTAMASSSSSAVHPAALPSPSED; via the coding sequence ATGCCTCATGCTCGTGCTCCAAAGCGTCGGCGCTACACACTTGAGCAAGATCTTCAGGACGAAATGGaagcacaggtttcagcagctgaggaggaggaagagtCCTCGTCTTCTTCCTCTACCTTCGACTTTTTCTTCCCTTCTGGCTCTTCCCCTTCTATGTATCCAGGAACAGTGGAGGAGGTGTCTCCTGTTGGGACACCAGGTACATCCCAGAATTCTGAGAAAACCACCACCTCCTCTTCCATTTCATCGCACACATCAAATGAGGGTTCCAGCACCCATGGAGGGGAGGGTCCAGGCACCAGTGAAGGGGGCGGCCCAAGCACCTATGAAGGGGGCGGCCCAAGCACCTATGAAGGGGGGGGCCCAAGCACCCGTGAAGGGGAGGGTCCAAGCACCCAGCAGGGCCAGCCAGATATTGAGTCTGTGCTCAAAGACACACTAGATGAAAAGGTGGCTGATTTGGTGGACTTCCTCCTTCTCAAGTACCAATCAAAGGAGCCCATCACAAAGGCAGAAATGCTGATGACTGTCATCAGACAGTATGAGGACTATTTCCCAATGATACTCAAGAGAGCCTGTGAATGCATGGAGCTTGTTTTTGGCGTCGACGTGAAGGAAGAAGATCCTTTCGGAAACTCCTACGTCTTCCACAATACTCTGGACCTCACCTGTGATTACCAGGGCATGCCCAAGACTGGGCTCCTGGTGCTTATCCTGGGTATGATCTTTATGGAGGGCAACTGCGTCACTGAGGAGAAGATCTGGGAAATGCTGAATTCAACAGGGGTGTATGCTGGAACGGAGCATGTTATTTATGGGGAGCCCAGTCAGTTTATCACCAGAGATTTGGTGAAGGAAAAGTACCTGGAGTACCGCCAGGTGCCCAACAGTGATCCTCCCCGCTTTGAATTCCTGTGGGGTCCAAGAGCCCATGCAGAAACCAGCAAGATGAAAGTCCTAGAGTTTTTGGCCAAAGTCAATGGTAGCATCCCAAGTGCTTTTCCATCCTGGTATGAGGATGCATTGAGAGATGAAGAAGAGAGAGCCAAGGCAGGAATTTCCCCCACAGATACTACTACTGCCATGGCCAGTTCAAGTTCCAGTgctgtgcatccagcagctttgcCTTCCCCCAGTGAAGATTGA